The sequence below is a genomic window from Clupea harengus unplaced genomic scaffold, Ch_v2.0.2, whole genome shotgun sequence.
ATGACCAGGGTTGGTGGGTGGAGAACGTTATCTTAGGGCATCAAGGGTAGATGGTCGTGTTAAGGGATCGGCTGGTGTCAAATGCATAGAGGTGCAAAACCACTTTAGAGTGTTTGGGCTGGTTTCCTCTTCGCTctgctctcttcttcttctgctctttctatctcatgcattcaggtttatttGGTAATTTAAGGGAATCTGTTCTCATTGGTATCCAACATACTGAATGTATTAACTTGCTATcatttacagttgtacttatTCATTTGGGTTATATAGTACATTCagtttattgtattaattaaCTGTACATTAACCACCATATAACTCCTcgtgtgccatgccattaccTTAATTAAGATCTCTCAATTGGCGTATATACTGTTTGGTAATACTGTAGataatttaatatttaatggagtcagattaatcgTATTTTCTGCAATATTTATCACTTTAATGATATTGTATCAGTCTAtgggaattttgtttatgtttagttttgatgagttatgtttagttatggttgatTGGCATGGTGCATGACAGTTTTAGTTCTACAAGGATGGCAAGGGTGGCAcgatacaacaacagtgcacaactgagtggcgacagctgcaacacgtacggcatgctgtacccgggatccgtaaagacCCTCCTAGCTCAATTGTATTGATGTTGGGAATTTGAtatgtgtttagttttgatgcGTTATGTTGGCTGACATGGGGCATGGGAATATTAGTTGCACAAGAATAGCGAGGGTGGCAGGATATGACACGTGctgcatgctgtacccgggatccttAAAGGCCctcacacagtacaacatggctgacaagaagTATGTTGTGACCCCTGGCCTTGAACCCAGGACTATGGGGTACTaaacctgcaccctgaccaCAATGCCAAAGTCTCTCACTGGTACTTGGCACTTCAGCCCTACCGCTTCTCTGTGAGAACTCTTTACAAACTGCCGTATGACTGTTTTAACCAGGTAACAACCTGAACACCATGTCTGCTTGACCTGTTTTAAGCAGGTAACAACCTGAACACCATGTCTGCTTGACCTGTTTTAACCAGGTAACAACCTGAACACCATGTCTGCTTGACCTGTTTTAACCAGGTAACAACCTGAACACCATGTCTGCTTTACCTGTTTTAACCAGGTAACAACCTGAACACCATGTCTGCTTGACCTGTTTTAACCAGGTAACAACCTGAACACCATGTCTGCTTGACCTGTTTCAACCAGGTAACAACCTGAACACCATGTCTGCTCGACCTGTTTTAACCAGGTAACAACCTGAACACCATGTCTGCTTGACCTGTTTTAACCAGGTAACAACCTGAACACCATGTCTGCTTGACCTGTTTTAACCAGGTAACAACCTGAACACTATGTCTGCTTGACCTGTTTTAACCAGGTAACAACCTGAACACCATGTCTGCTTGACCTCCCTTTCTGCTCCTCTAAATGTCATCTCCTCATCAGTATTTTAAAAGCCATTGTCAGAATGTTTAGCGAGTGCAGGCGCCAAtcttgtgtcagtgtcagtataaatgtattattacatCGGTAGTGCAGGTAGCAGTCAAGGCAAGGAATCAATCAGGAAAGTGGGGGAGGTGCTATTTAACAgtgctttttttattattgaaatcattcatttctaagatcaaaaagaagaaaataaaggtaCGTTCTTATCGGCCGTAGTTTTTGCTGGGAGTTAGGGAAGCGTACCCCTATATCACGAGACTTTTATGCAGGTATGGTCACAGATACCTTTCAACAGATAGGCAGCTAGTGTCTTTATTTGTGggaaatgtaatgtgtttttgaTACATTAATGTTTTGATTCCTCATTTCTACTGAAGCCAGtagtgtgtccatgaagagaaGCTGAGCAATGGAAACACCAGGAGACGCTCCAGAGGGACAGAGGTAATGCATCATCTGAattatgtgtgatgtgaaatgAAGCTGATATgtccgtgtgtttctgtgactcTTGGGCTTTTTAGTGGACGTCTAGGCCTACTCCTCCTAATAGCTTACTATTAAACACTGCCTGTGTTCTTTAATTCTCTGGgtttatttcccttttcatAACAGCAAGTCAGTCACTGTCCAGCACCATTGGTGGAACACATGACATAGGCCTACACTGGTGGAACACACGACATAGGCCTACACTGTATAATGACTTTgatcaaatgaacacaaacatggatcATTAATCTGAATTCTGAATGAGTCACAGTCCAGGGCTACTCAGCCACTGAACCCAATCAGGTTTACCACAATAATCTCCACAATAACTGCAATGTTATATTTTTTTAGTACATGTATATGAGTGCTTTTTTCAACAGTGATCTTATAAGTCATttgaaatgaatacaaataatatacAGAGCTCTAAGTTAGGTCATTCATTCAGTctaatatgatataatatttATTCAAAACTGCCAGGACTACAGTTTGTGGGCTACTCGGGACCTTTTGACAAGGGGGGCAAATTAAGTTTTGTTTAtctatcttgtttatttgtttacttgttttgtttattatctGGTCATGGCTGTAGACAAAGGCCAGGAATCCAGTCTAATGGCTCTGGCTCCAGACCCCTGGTGTTATTCAAAcggagggttagggtcagggggtCTATTGATATGGGTTAGGGTCAGGAAGTCTAATGATATGGGCTGGTATGTGAAACACACCAATATCTAACAGTAGTGAGGAGAGAACTACATTTCACACGCTCTTGCATTCCATATggaattgaccgatcgcgaaactcctccctagaacggccctcatccaatcataccttagcaaccgctactaagagaagaaggtccgacaactttgaggtctgagcagcatggtgaaacaggGTGCCTACGGGACTTATAGATCTGatacagagattagagggatgcgtcGTTTTTcccccgcatttccaaagcccaaaacacaggaggaaaggtgccggcggtggattaaacagtgtgggagaccccactcccaaatCAATATACcgaaaaaaacacatatgtctgctccaatgTAGCTGCTTACAgatagctatctatctagcgaactacgctatcgctaggtatgataactaactatctagttgagagaacatccccaaacagttatggttcatgacaacttgtattattaccactacaagtacataactagtctctccaactaaagtgttaatgttaaaatcaaaatgttaatgttaccgtctgtaaaattgcacgctaatctatcctagctagcgatagcaaacgccagcattgaacagaacctttaacgaacactttgtatttatgcttaatacaacattgaacagaacttttatctaacactttgtatttatgctgctggcaTTTGCTATCGCTAGTTAGGATAGCTCAGTGTGCAACTTTACAGATGTAATattaacatcgctagctaggatagctcagcgtgcaattttacagacggtaacattaacattttgattttaacattaacactttagttggagagactagctcgagcttaacatactgtatcaatgttgaagaaaaggccattatgaagtttttttaattttaatctttgtagcattttgtgaataggcaacctactcctgagtatcccaaggtatgcataaggcacaacctgggagcaataacctggcgatcttatacaaagccatagcattacatcaggatcatcattttacaagcaagttatcactacagtgactgtgaaatactttcagcaacatgcacacacatcccttgaacaataacgttactagcagctatcttgatccacactgtactgttctctagattgtcaccatcctagctagctagatagatagatacctccagagtctctcgctagagacggaataaataataagaataaataatcgttgtaggttattagctagcttgaaatattatatacagatcttacccagtggtgaaataacatgactagtctacaaggctgtgctggttgcatttaatgaagaggtcatggggtttctccttttttttattgagacctgtatgcgtttgcttcgattattgttgtgtccacttcgttgttgatcttaatattttggatatatccttccactgcatattgcagtcccttttgccttgatctggaggatatcgtggaggtattactccaaaaatcactcacactgacagctatagcgcttgtccccgtactcgccatggcttttggcttgacagttcccgggaattgtgtcggacgtagcaacagtaactaagggggcggggccctggcgatcggtcaattgtgagcacagcagcGTCATTGAAACTCTGGCCAGTTCAGTTCAATGGCTGAATTTGAATATCCAAATCAAAACAAGAATATTTTGTaattgtatttcatttaaatACCAACATTTAATTTCCAGCTTCCCCTTTTTAAAAATAGCCGGTTAgattttgtgtgtaaatgcctCTGTAGTAAATCATGGGTGATATTTTGTGTGATAGACACGTCCGTCGGaagagacctccatcacctgtgcccacttgtgtgtccatgaagagtgaccggtcaaATGATCGCCCCATCAACTTCCAAAATAAAGATGGTCTAAATGGATCAAGGCaagtccatgaaacagactcATGTCAAGGGTATGCTAGGAAGGGTATGTTAGGAAGTCAACAAAAATTGAATTTAAAGTGTCACAACCAGATATTTGGTCAAGAAACAAAGAGTCTTTGTATAAAtactttgtcattgtatttcatttaaatACCAACATTCCATTTCTAGCTTTTTAAAAACAGTCAGATTTTGGGTGTAAATGCCTCTGTAGTAAATCATGGGTGCTATTTTGTGTGATAGACACGTCCGTCGGaagagacctccatcacctgtgcccacttgtgtgtccatgaagagtgaccggtcaaATGATTTCCTCATCAACTTCCAAAATGAAGATGGTCTAAATGGATCAAGGCaagtccatgaaacagactcATGTCAAGGGTAAGATAGGAAGGGTGTGTTGGGAAGTCAACAAATAGTGAATTTAGAGTGTCAAACCAGATATTTGATCATACAACGAACAATCTTTCTttaaatactttgtaattgtatttcatttaaatACCCACACTCCCCTTCCAGCTTCCCCTTGTTAAGAATAGTCAGTCGTATTTTGGGTGTAAATGCCTCTGTAGTAAATCATGGGTGCTATTTTGTGCGATAGACGTCGGAAGAGACCTCAATCACCTGCacccacttgtgtgtccatgaagagtgaccggtcaaATGATCGCCCCATCAACTTTCAAAATGAAGATGTTCCAGATGCATCAAGGCAAGTCCATTAAACAGACTCATGTCAAGGGTATGCTAGGAAGGGTATGTTAGGAAGTCAACAAAAATTGAATTTAAAGTGTCACAACCAGATATTTggtcaagaaacaaagaaactcgTAGAGAATTCTAAGTGGCTCATTGGTGTGCTCATGGGTGCTTTTATTAATGCAAAAGATGTGAAGTATATAATTTGCAATGACATCAGACTAAAAACCCCAAAAGATCAACTTCCAAATGATTTCTGAAATAATTACAACATAGAACAGACAGAACAAGTGCAGATCCAGAATCCTACAGACACGGAAAAAACATCTAGAGACATTTAACATCATACGCTACTGAAAGGCACATGATGCAGGTTTCATACGCTACTGAATAGCACTTGATGATGCAGGTTTCATACACTACTGAAAGGCAGGTGATGCaggttttgtcttttgttttcttaaGCTACTCGGTCTATTCCTGTTTCCCTCTGTTTCACGAGGTTTCTGATGTAGGCTGGAAATATAAGACCAGCTTTTACAGCACAATGTTGCCAAAGTACAGTAGCCGAGTAGTTTCTATCAGGGTCAACTGTGCTTTTGTTGATGTTTAAAGGTTAGCTCCCTAGTTAAAGACAATACTCTTCACTTTGATTTTTCATCCCCAGAAGCAAGATGGAGGAATGTAAACCAGATGCTGTCAGTGACCAGTTCACCCAGAGTCAACATGGGGATCTGAAGCACATATTCCAGGTATGATGCAGACATTTAATGCAGTGCTGCTATGGAGTATATGTTCATATTTAGTAATATACACCACCACTCAAAAGTGTGGAATGACTCACTAATGTACTTGTTTATGAAAGGAAATAACATTTTCTAATTTAAATGACCTAAGATTGACCATAAATATAACATAATGACAACAGccataaacattcataaaccCTCCCTCATGTTCATGACAAGTGTCATGTTATGGTTATGACAGtgtcatgtcagtcttatgCCCACCCCTTCACATAAAGTGTTATGGGTTGTTCTGAGGAACTAAAGTTATTACATGCAAGAAATTGGCAGGTTACTGAATATATCTTCCCAAGGTGTGCACCACACCCTTCACAGAACAGTGCAGACTGGTGGTAGCCAGGATATAAAgagagtgtcacacacacacacacacacacacacacacacacacacacacacacacacacacacacacacacacactagcgttAACCAGGAGATTAAGAgagtgtcacagacacacacacgcacacacacacacacacactagcgttaaccaggagataaagagagtgtcacacacacacacacacacacacacacacacacacacacagtagcgtTAACCAGGAGATTAAGAgagtgtcacagacacacacacacacacacacacacacacacacacacagtagcgtTAACCAGGAGATTAAGAgagtgtcacagacacacacacacacacacacacacactagcgttaaccaggagataaagagagtgtcacagacacacacatacacacacacacacacacacactagcgttaaccaggagataaagagagtgtcacagaaacacacacacacacacacacacactaacgttaaccaggagataaagagagtgtcACACACGTCAGGACTCAGAGGTGGAATATGACAGAGTTGAGTGTAAACAGCCAGTAACAAGGAAAATAGGGGAATAAACAGCCAGTAACAAGGGAAATAGGGGAATAAACAACCAGTAACATAAGAAATAGGGGAATAAACAACCAGTAACATAAGAAATAGGGAGATAAACAGCCAGTAACAAGGGAAATAGGGGGATAAACAGCCAGTAGCAAGATAAATAGGGGGATAAACAGCCAGTAACAAGAGCAATAGGGGAATAAACAGCCAGTAACAAGAGCAATAGGGGAATAAACAGCCAGTAACAAGAGGAATAGGGGAATAAACCGAATTAACACTCAACAGGGGATAAAACTCAGAAGTTCAATGTTCAGTAAAACACAATGCTCAGAAATATAATATCCAATGAACACAACACTCAGAAGTTTCGAAGGAGAAACAAGAGGAAACTCGCAAACGGGGAAAAAACAAGGCACAggaacactagagtgagggaCCACGGAAAAGAACTGGAGATTTCAAAAGACCTTGAAGTCGGAGAATAGGCCTGGGACGATCATGGGAGACGTAGAGTCAGGAACCTGATTCTCATGGAGATTAGTCCTTTTACAACAAGGCCAGGGAAACCAGGAATAAACAGGAACCAATACAGGACCAATAAGCACAGGAGGAAATGCAAACGGATAGGAAGACCTGGAAGTGGGAGTCGGGGCAGATATGGAAACGGAGTGAGTCGTGGGGATTGTAGTCCTTAGTGATACGAGGCCAGAcaagggagtgaggggagtgagcaGTTTCTctagtggtggagggagtgacagggAGGCAGGAGGCACAAATCTACAGGTggataaaaacatcagaaactctgcaacgcacgcacgcacgcacgcacgcacgcacgcacgcacgcacgcacgcacgcacgcacgcacgcacgcacgcacgcacgcacacacacacacacacacacacacttttgtatcCTCAGTAAACATTTGCAATCTATTAGGGAGGAAGTTTCAATCAGCAGTGGAGGTTTaggtgtgtagtttttagttcACAACAATGGAGAAAACTGTACACAAGAGAACAGCCAGAGATGGTTACAGTACCAGTGAATCCACTGCACACAAGAGAACAGCCAGCGATGGTTACAGTACCAGTGAATCCACTGCACACAAGAGAACAGCCAGCGATGGTTACAGTACCAGTGAATCCACTGCACACAAGAGAACAGCCAGCGATGGTTACAGTACCAGTGAATCCACAGCACACAAGAGAACAGCCAGCGATGGTTAGAGTACCAGTGAATCCACTGCACACAAGAGAACAGCCAGCAATGGTTACAGTACCAGTGAATCCACTGCAGTCTCCTTGCTCTTGGGAGGTTAGCCTATGACCAGTTAGAGAAGGGCAGTCTGATGTTTCATGAAGAAGACCTGACTGCCATTGATGTCAGAGATTCAGTACACATTGGCATTATCACCCAGACCTTTAGAGAAGGATCAGTACTTTACCAGGAAAAGAGAATATAGTCCATGTTCAACAAATGCATTAAGGGATAAAGTGGGCTGCTGTGAGTTGATATTTAATATTTCGGACAGACAAGCGTTCATATAATGTATGAATTGATCCTATGGTAAAATGTACTGAGCGGTTATTTATTAAATATGGTCATAGGCTCCAGCGTCTGTCTCATGTAAGAAGGGCTCAGTCCTTTTTTCCATTCCTTTGTTCATTTTTAGTGTTCTGCAACATTGTTAACATGTAGTCATGGGTTACATAAGGCTCCACTGTTAACATGTAGTCATGGGTTACATAAGGATCCACTGTCTGTCTAAATGTCCTGCAACATTGTTAGCATGTAGTCATGGGTTACATAAGGATCCACTGTCTGTCTAAATGTTCTGCACTGGTCATGCAGTAGTTTTTAATCTCATTACTCTCTCCCAGGGTCCAGCTGACATGTTGTACTTTAGATGCAACTGTAGTTTACATCTCTACCCTATATATAGTTCATTCAGCAGCATGTTTCTACAGTGTTCTTAAACAGATGTACACCACAACAAATCCAATACCAGCCATGATGATATATACACGTATACCATATTAATATGTGTGGAGGGTTAGCTACCTGGCATTCTGTTATTATttgctgtctcactctttcacagagGCCTTTTAATATTGTAATGATGCTAatacatgcagtgtaatagaaTATGTCATACTGAGAATCATTAAGTAATAGAACATTACTTTGTACTTACAGTACATATACCAGGTTTAGGGTTAATATAAATGTAAGTAAAGTATCAGTGCTCTGTAATGCAATACACTGCAGAGCGTTACCAGATATTTGTGCTTTAGGTGTTAGAGGAGAAGATCTTAACCTTTGTGAAGAATGAGCTGAAAAGATTCAAGAGGATGCTGAGTCCAGATTACCAAGAGAACTTTGAGAgtaaagaggaggatgagagtgaaGCCAGAGAAGGGGCTCTGAAGATGGCACTGCACTTCCTTAGGAATATGAAGCTGAAAGATCTCGCTGACAAACTGCAAGAAAGTAAGGATTCTTCCTTTATTcatatttccattttttttttgcatcaatTAGTTAAAATtaggaaaacaacaaagatCCGTTTTGCCAGTGGCTCTGCAACACATTTTTaagttttattgtgttttattttgttttttgaaataGATGAGCTGGACGTAGTTTGTCAAACTGAGctgaaaagaaatctcaagaacAAGTACAAGAGTCTTTGTGAAGGAATACGTAAGCAAGGAAGCTCTGCTCTTCTAGAAAAGATCTACACAGaggtctacatcacagagggaggaagtggaaaagTAAATGAAGAGCATGAAGTCAGACAGATTGAGTCAAGATCCAAGAGACCAGCTGGACAGGAGACATCAATCAgatgcagtgacatctttaaacccTTACCTGGCCAAGACAAACCAATCAGAAGTGTTGTCACAAAAGGAGTTGCTGGCATTGGTAAAACTGTCTCAGTTCAGAAGTTCATCCTGGACTgggcagagggaaaagaaaaccagGATATCCACTTCATATTTCCACTGCTTTTTCGAGAGCTGAACctcatgagagaaaaacagctctctttgatggatctcctccaccacttcttcacagaaataaagcagttaacctctctcagccaagggaaGTACAAAGCGTTGTTAATCTGCGATGGTCTGGATGAATGTCGACACCAACTAGACTTTCAGAAAAATCAAAGTTTGACTGATGTGACAGAGGTCACCTCATTGGACGTACTCCTGACAAATGTCATCAAGGGTAATCTACTCCCTTCTGCTTTACTTTGGATTACCTCTCGACCAGccgcagccaatcaaatcccgCCTGATTGTGTTGACCGGGTCACAGAGGTACAAGGgttcaatgacccacagaaggaggagtacttcaggaagaggatcAGTGATCAGAATCTTGCCAGCGAAGTCATCTCTCACATCAAATTATCAAGGAGCCTCCACATAATGTGCCACATACCAGTGTTCTGCTGGATTGCTGCTACTGTTCTTGGGGTAATTCTTGGCTCTTCAGGAGGTGGACAGATTCCAAAGACTTTGACAGAGATGTACACAtatttccttatttttcaaaccAAACAGAGCAACCTAAAGTTTGAAAATGTGCAGAACCTTGATCCACAGTGGAACGAAGAAGTTATCCTTGGTCTTGGAAAGTTGGCATATGAACAGTTAGAGAAGGGTAATCTGATTTTTTATGAAGAAGACTTAAAAGAGTCtggcattgatgtcagagaGGCAGCAGTATGCTCTGGCATCTGCACCCAGATCTTTCGAGAAGAATCAGAGCTTTATCAAGATAAAGTGTTCTGCTTCGTGCATTTAAGTGTCCAGGAGTATCTTGCAgctttgtatgtgtttctgaTTATGGAAATGGGAAGGAATGACATAATATCCAGACACCAAGCTCCTGGAATATTCATTCAGCCCATGATCATCTTACAGAAGAGTGCTGTGGACAAAGCTTTGGAGCATGAAGATGGACGCTTTGACCTATTCCTCCGTTTccttcttggcctctctctggagtctAACCAGACTCTCCTGCATGGCCTAATACAGAGAGGACAAAATCAGATGGGCAATGAAGAAACAATCAGTTACATTAAGGAAAAGATCAGGGAGGGGTCTTCATCAGAAAGGGTCATcaacctcttccactgtctgcatGAACTCAATGATCACTCCTTAGTGGAAGAGGTCCAGAGGTTGCTGAGTGCTGGGACACTTTCTGGAGC
It includes:
- the LOC122130717 gene encoding NLR family CARD domain-containing protein 3-like, producing MEECKPDAVSDQFTQSQHGDLKHIFQVLEEKILTFVKNELKRFKRMLSPDYQENFESKEEDESEAREGALKMALHFLRNMKLKDLADKLQENELDVVCQTELKRNLKNKYKSLCEGIRKQGSSALLEKIYTEVYITEGGSGKVNEEHEVRQIESRSKRPAGQETSIRCSDIFKPLPGQDKPIRSVVTKGVAGIGKTVSVQKFILDWAEGKENQDIHFIFPLLFRELNLMREKQLSLMDLLHHFFTEIKQLTSLSQGKYKALLICDGLDECRHQLDFQKNQSLTDVTEVTSLDVLLTNVIKGNLLPSALLWITSRPAAANQIPPDCVDRVTEVQGFNDPQKEEYFRKRISDQNLASEVISHIKLSRSLHIMCHIPVFCWIAATVLGVILGSSGGGQIPKTLTEMYTYFLIFQTKQSNLKFENVQNLDPQWNEEVILGLGKLAYEQLEKGNLIFYEEDLKESGIDVREAAVCSGICTQIFREESELYQDKVFCFVHLSVQEYLAALYVFLIMEMGRNDIISRHQAPGIFIQPMIILQKSAVDKALEHEDGRFDLFLRFLLGLSLESNQTLLHGLIQRGQNQMGNEETISYIKEKIREGSSSERVINLFHCLHELNDHSLVEEVQRLLSAGTLSGAELSPAQWSALVFVLLTSEQKLDEFDLKKYIRSDEGLLRLQPVVEESQKAQLNSCGLTERSCTALACILSKPSSKLKNVDLSDNSFGDIGVQELCSGLKNPNCALETLSLSNCSITEE